In Bacteroidia bacterium, a genomic segment contains:
- the murB gene encoding UDP-N-acetylmuramate dehydrogenase, whose amino-acid sequence MPLLKQNVQLKPYNTFGLAATARFWLEIDSEQAAIEFLSDNMHGEEPLLILGGGSNVLLTGDFDGVVLHNRILGKEIVGEDEQFVWVKSGSGENWHQFVLFCIENGWGGIENLSLIPGSVGAAPIQNIGAYGVEIKDVLDHLEAIHIRTGEIHTFTNAGCHFGYRDSIFKQDCKGEFMITRVVFRLSKYPVINTAYGAIAEELAAIPGPHGIREVSDAVIRIRQSKLPDPAEIGNAGSFFKNPVVDAHVFARIQSEYPQVPSFPAEEGQVKIPAAWLIQTCGWKGYRENDFGVHKNQALVLVNYGQAKGSELLALSTRIMDSVKEKFDVSLEREVNVIG is encoded by the coding sequence ATGCCACTGTTAAAACAAAACGTTCAACTAAAACCCTACAACACCTTTGGACTTGCTGCTACGGCCAGATTCTGGCTGGAAATAGACTCAGAACAGGCAGCGATTGAGTTTCTGTCAGACAATATGCATGGTGAAGAACCCTTGTTGATTTTAGGCGGAGGAAGCAATGTTTTGCTTACTGGCGATTTTGACGGCGTGGTACTACACAATCGTATTCTTGGAAAGGAAATCGTTGGGGAGGACGAACAGTTTGTCTGGGTAAAATCGGGCTCTGGGGAAAACTGGCATCAGTTTGTGCTTTTTTGTATAGAAAATGGTTGGGGAGGAATCGAAAACCTATCATTGATTCCGGGGAGTGTGGGTGCTGCACCGATTCAGAATATCGGCGCTTATGGTGTCGAGATTAAAGACGTGCTCGATCATCTGGAGGCGATTCATATTCGAACAGGAGAAATTCACACATTCACAAATGCCGGGTGCCATTTTGGGTATCGCGACAGCATTTTCAAACAAGACTGTAAGGGCGAATTTATGATTACCCGCGTGGTTTTTCGTTTGTCAAAATACCCGGTAATCAATACGGCATACGGCGCGATCGCGGAGGAGCTGGCGGCGATTCCCGGCCCTCACGGAATCCGTGAGGTAAGCGATGCCGTCATCCGTATCCGGCAAAGCAAACTACCCGACCCGGCAGAGATCGGCAATGCGGGCAGTTTTTTCAAAAATCCTGTCGTGGATGCCCATGTTTTTGCACGCATACAGTCTGAGTATCCTCAGGTACCATCTTTTCCTGCCGAAGAAGGGCAAGTAAAAATACCAGCCGCCTGGCTGATACAGACCTGTGGCTGGAAAGGATATCGCGAAAATGATTTTGGGGTTCACAAAAACCAGGCCCTTGTTTTGGTCAATTATGGCCAGGCAAAAGGCAGCGAATTGCTCGCACTTTCCACCCGGATTATGGACTCTGTGAAAGAGAAGTTTGATGTTAGCCTGGAGCGCGAAGTAAATGTTATCGGATAA
- a CDS encoding DEAD/DEAH box helicase: protein MENFTDIGLRPEIIKAITELGYEKPTPIQEKAVPVILTSGRDLIALAQTGTGKTAAFGLPLIEKVDTGVQKVQGLILCPTRELGIQIYNDLESYSKYIKGLGITAVYGGASMRDQIRSLRNNCQIVVGTPGRVLDLIERGALDISSISYLVLDEADEMLNMGFQKDLDAILSTSPADRQTLLFSATMPQAIARMARNYMNKPEEISVGTKNTGAANVKHEYFMVHAKDRYEALKRIADIHPDIYGIIFCRTRTDTTEVSRKLINDGYNAAVLNGDLSQAMRDQVMDQFRSGQLQLLVATDVAARGLDVNDLTHVINYQLPDELEVYIHRSGRTGRAGKSGVSISIIHTREIRQIRLLENMSGKKFERMQVPTGEEICEKRLYQLVKKVENVEVNEKQIASFLPAINEQLEAMSKEELIKRFFSVEFNQFLDYYKNAPDLNIHETERGERGGREKIDFTRLYINLGEKHQLHAARLMGILNDYVSNRRFRIGKIDILRKFSFFEVDSRIAPDIIRSLKNQEIEGVTIDVEVAKPDSYQQNDQKPGKPFGKGKPFKSDKPFKSDKPFKSDKNFKSDKSSNSSKTTFFDDSGDSKKRRRRHKKEN from the coding sequence ATGGAAAATTTCACAGATATAGGCCTTCGCCCGGAAATAATTAAAGCCATTACCGAACTAGGCTACGAAAAACCAACCCCCATCCAGGAAAAAGCTGTCCCGGTTATTCTTACATCAGGCCGCGATTTGATTGCATTGGCTCAGACTGGTACAGGTAAAACTGCCGCTTTTGGTCTGCCACTGATCGAAAAGGTTGACACAGGAGTACAAAAAGTGCAGGGACTGATTCTTTGCCCGACCCGTGAACTGGGGATTCAGATTTATAACGATCTGGAAAGCTATTCTAAATATATCAAAGGACTGGGAATTACCGCAGTATATGGCGGTGCAAGTATGCGTGATCAGATTCGCTCCCTGCGCAACAATTGCCAGATCGTCGTTGGTACCCCCGGTCGTGTCCTTGACCTGATCGAAAGAGGTGCGCTTGATATCAGTTCGATTAGCTATCTGGTCCTTGACGAAGCTGATGAAATGTTGAACATGGGTTTCCAGAAAGACCTGGATGCCATTCTTTCGACTTCTCCTGCCGACAGACAAACTTTGCTTTTTTCGGCAACCATGCCGCAGGCAATTGCCCGCATGGCCCGCAATTATATGAACAAGCCGGAAGAAATTTCGGTTGGAACCAAAAATACCGGTGCGGCAAATGTCAAACATGAATACTTTATGGTTCATGCCAAAGACCGGTATGAAGCCCTGAAACGTATTGCCGATATTCATCCCGATATTTACGGGATTATCTTCTGCCGTACTCGTACTGATACGACGGAGGTCTCCCGAAAACTGATCAACGATGGCTATAACGCCGCCGTGCTCAACGGGGACTTGTCCCAGGCCATGCGCGACCAGGTGATGGATCAGTTCCGCTCCGGACAACTTCAACTCCTCGTCGCTACCGACGTGGCTGCGCGCGGACTTGACGTCAATGACCTTACCCACGTCATCAATTACCAGCTTCCTGACGAACTCGAAGTGTATATCCACCGCAGCGGACGTACCGGAAGAGCAGGTAAAAGTGGGGTTTCCATATCGATCATCCACACCAGGGAGATTCGCCAGATTCGTTTGCTGGAAAATATGTCCGGCAAAAAATTTGAACGGATGCAGGTCCCGACCGGTGAAGAAATCTGTGAAAAAAGACTTTACCAGCTTGTCAAAAAAGTGGAGAATGTAGAGGTCAATGAAAAACAAATTGCTTCATTTCTCCCCGCAATCAACGAGCAGCTCGAAGCCATGAGCAAAGAAGAGCTGATCAAACGCTTTTTCTCCGTAGAGTTTAACCAGTTTCTCGATTACTATAAAAATGCCCCCGATCTCAATATCCACGAAACAGAGAGAGGCGAACGTGGGGGAAGAGAGAAAATTGACTTCACCCGACTATATATCAACCTCGGCGAAAAACACCAGCTTCATGCGGCACGCCTCATGGGCATCCTCAATGACTATGTATCCAACCGGAGGTTCAGGATTGGGAAAATTGATATTCTTCGCAAGTTTTCTTTCTTTGAGGTAGATAGCCGTATCGCGCCTGATATCATCCGTTCTCTTAAAAATCAGGAAATTGAAGGGGTAACAATTGATGTAGAAGTAGCCAAGCCGGACTCATACCAGCAAAACGATCAGAAACCTGGAAAACCGTTTGGAAAGGGAAAACCATTCAAATCCGACAAACCATTCAAATCTGACAAACCGTTCAAGTCAGACAAAAATTTCAAATCGGATAAATCCTCAAATTCCTCCAAAACCACCTTTTTTGACGACAGTGGTGACAGCAAAAAAAGAAGGCGCAGACATAAGAAAGAGAATTAG
- the hydA gene encoding dihydropyrimidinase yields the protein MSILIQNGRIITADADFTGDVYIEGESIVAVGKNLTFQADEVIDASGKLVFPGGIDPHVHLDMPFMGTYSSDNYETGTRAALFGGTTMVIDFILQTQGKSLYHALGEWQGRSEGNAFGDYSFHMAVTDFNENTRAEIRDMIEKEGITSFKTFMAYKGALMIDDGQMVDLMREVQKLGGMVTVHATNGDMIDRLIALHRAAGKLSPLYHYLSQPEITESEASGRFVDMAYYTDVPAYIVHLTCEGALNQVREATARNQKVFVETCIQYLLLDASLYEKDFEGAKWVMSPPLRQKKDQQTLWAGINQGLVQVVATDHCPFMWEQKKMGEKDFSKIPNGHPAIENRMELLFSEGVAKGRISLNKFVEVSSVNAAKIFGMYPRKGCIAPDADADIVIFDPNEKHVISAATHHMNVDYSGYEGWEVTGKVKTVILRGKVAIDNGEVKISKGYGRFIRRNKVSKTI from the coding sequence ATGTCAATACTTATTCAAAACGGAAGAATTATCACCGCAGACGCTGACTTTACGGGTGATGTCTATATTGAGGGAGAATCCATAGTTGCGGTAGGTAAAAATCTGACCTTTCAGGCAGATGAGGTGATAGACGCCTCAGGTAAACTCGTGTTTCCCGGGGGAATAGACCCGCATGTTCACCTCGATATGCCCTTTATGGGTACTTATTCCAGCGATAACTACGAAACCGGTACCCGCGCTGCGCTGTTTGGCGGTACGACGATGGTGATCGATTTTATTCTTCAAACACAGGGAAAATCGCTGTATCATGCTTTGGGGGAATGGCAGGGGCGCTCTGAGGGCAATGCTTTTGGCGACTATTCTTTCCACATGGCTGTCACGGACTTTAATGAAAATACCCGTGCCGAAATCCGTGATATGATCGAAAAGGAGGGAATCACTTCCTTCAAAACCTTCATGGCCTATAAAGGCGCCCTGATGATCGACGACGGACAAATGGTCGATCTTATGCGCGAGGTGCAAAAACTCGGGGGAATGGTTACTGTTCACGCCACCAACGGCGATATGATTGACCGGCTGATTGCGCTTCACCGCGCAGCGGGAAAACTTTCTCCCTTGTACCATTACCTTTCTCAACCAGAAATCACGGAGTCAGAAGCCTCCGGCAGATTTGTGGATATGGCCTATTATACCGATGTGCCTGCATATATCGTACACCTGACCTGCGAAGGCGCACTCAATCAGGTGCGTGAAGCTACTGCCCGAAATCAGAAGGTATTTGTCGAAACCTGTATTCAATATCTTTTGCTGGACGCTTCGCTGTATGAAAAAGATTTTGAAGGTGCCAAATGGGTGATGAGCCCGCCGCTCCGACAGAAAAAAGATCAGCAAACGCTTTGGGCCGGGATCAATCAGGGACTGGTTCAGGTAGTTGCTACCGATCACTGTCCCTTTATGTGGGAACAGAAAAAAATGGGAGAAAAAGATTTCTCCAAAATTCCCAATGGCCATCCGGCCATTGAAAACAGGATGGAACTGCTGTTCTCCGAAGGAGTGGCCAAAGGCCGTATCAGCCTCAACAAATTTGTGGAGGTTTCATCTGTCAATGCCGCCAAAATCTTCGGTATGTACCCGCGCAAAGGCTGTATTGCGCCTGACGCTGATGCCGATATCGTTATTTTTGACCCCAACGAAAAACATGTCATCTCCGCAGCCACCCACCATATGAATGTGGATTACTCTGGATACGAAGGCTGGGAAGTAACCGGGAAGGTAAAAACAGTAATCCTGCGGGGGAAAGTTGCTATTGACAACGGAGAGGTGAAAATCTCCAAAGGTTATGGCCGGTTTATCCGCCGAAATAAAGTCTCTAAAACCATTTGA
- a CDS encoding nitrilase-related carbon-nitrogen hydrolase: protein MPRIIKSGLIQTSLAKTEGEGTIAEIKEANLQKHLPFIDAAGKQGVQILCLQEVFDTPYFCPGQDHAWYAAAESVPGPTTERLAEYAKKYRMVMIIPLFEKEAPGFLYNTAAVIDADGTYLGKYRKNHIPHTSGFWEKFFFRPGNLGYPVFETAYAKIGVYICYDRHFPDGARILGLNGAEIVYNPSATVAGLSQYLWKLEQPAHAAANGYFMGCINRVGEEKPWGIGRFYGSSYFVDPRGQIFAQASETEDELLVAEFDLDKIEEVRSVWQFFRDRRPETYGKLTEL, encoded by the coding sequence ATGCCGAGAATTATTAAATCAGGCCTTATCCAGACCAGCCTCGCCAAAACCGAGGGGGAGGGTACTATTGCTGAAATCAAAGAGGCAAACCTGCAAAAACATCTGCCATTTATTGATGCCGCTGGTAAACAGGGGGTACAGATTCTCTGTCTTCAGGAGGTCTTTGATACGCCGTATTTCTGTCCCGGACAGGATCATGCCTGGTATGCCGCCGCTGAATCTGTCCCCGGCCCCACCACCGAACGCCTGGCTGAATACGCCAAAAAGTATCGGATGGTGATGATCATTCCACTTTTTGAAAAGGAGGCCCCGGGTTTTCTTTACAATACTGCCGCCGTCATTGACGCAGATGGAACCTACCTGGGTAAGTATCGCAAAAATCATATTCCTCATACCTCTGGTTTCTGGGAAAAGTTTTTTTTCCGCCCGGGCAACTTAGGCTATCCCGTATTTGAAACGGCTTACGCAAAGATTGGCGTGTATATTTGCTATGACCGCCATTTTCCCGACGGTGCGCGCATTCTGGGACTCAACGGGGCAGAGATTGTATATAATCCTTCGGCAACTGTTGCTGGGCTTTCGCAATATCTCTGGAAACTCGAACAGCCTGCGCATGCCGCTGCCAACGGTTATTTTATGGGTTGCATCAATCGGGTAGGGGAAGAAAAACCCTGGGGAATTGGCCGTTTTTACGGAAGCTCTTATTTTGTAGATCCCAGGGGACAGATTTTTGCTCAGGCTTCAGAGACAGAAGATGAATTGCTGGTAGCCGAATTTGACCTCGACAAAATCGAAGAGGTGCGTTCTGTCTGGCAGTTTTTCCGCGACCGCCGCCCGGAAACGTATGGAAAGCTGACAGAGTTGTAA
- a CDS encoding NAD(P)-dependent oxidoreductase translates to MAEYKRPVNQQEFEENFAHVHPLMNETQAYYESSRCLYCYDAPCVNACPTGIDIPLFIRQIQTGNVSGAAKTIYEDNFFGFACGKVCPTDVLCEGACVYNHQDVKPIEIGRLQAFATDHVLALDKRLFTSGRPNGYRIAVIGAGPAGISCACELRMLGYEVDIFEAKNQPSGLTIYGVAPYKISNEQALAEVRWLEKQFGFHIHYDHLIESEDQLRQMEETYDAIFLGIGLGLTKSLNLPGEDLENSLGAVEFIENLRTLQHNVTTGKKVIVLGGGNTAMDAASEASRLGSEQVIIAYRRGKREMSAYSFEYELAKLVGAKGLFYVQPIEIIGTTQVEGVKFVRLSATSGQLTPIPGSEFIESCDMVIRATGQEKQVHFLERIKDLKWDGSGRIEIDTLTFQTGNPRYFAAGDAVNGGAEVVNAVAEGKKAAKGIHDYLFLGK, encoded by the coding sequence ATGGCTGAATATAAACGACCGGTAAACCAGCAGGAATTCGAAGAGAATTTTGCGCATGTTCATCCGCTGATGAATGAAACTCAGGCCTATTACGAAAGTTCTCGCTGCCTGTATTGTTATGACGCGCCTTGCGTAAATGCCTGCCCGACGGGAATCGACATTCCGCTGTTTATCCGGCAGATTCAAACCGGCAATGTCTCGGGGGCGGCAAAAACCATCTATGAAGATAATTTCTTCGGATTCGCATGCGGCAAAGTCTGTCCTACAGATGTACTCTGTGAAGGCGCTTGTGTGTACAACCATCAGGACGTAAAACCGATAGAAATCGGCAGGCTTCAGGCCTTCGCTACAGATCATGTACTGGCTTTGGACAAACGACTGTTTACTTCCGGCAGACCCAATGGCTATCGCATAGCGGTCATAGGTGCAGGTCCTGCCGGAATTTCCTGCGCCTGCGAATTGCGCATGCTGGGGTATGAAGTGGACATTTTTGAGGCCAAAAATCAACCTTCAGGCCTGACAATTTACGGTGTTGCGCCGTATAAAATCTCTAATGAACAGGCGCTCGCTGAAGTCAGATGGCTGGAAAAACAATTTGGTTTCCATATTCACTACGATCATCTGATAGAATCTGAAGACCAGCTCCGCCAGATGGAAGAAACGTATGATGCGATTTTTCTCGGAATCGGACTTGGACTTACAAAATCTCTGAATCTGCCTGGTGAGGATCTGGAAAACAGCCTGGGAGCAGTAGAATTTATCGAAAATCTCAGAACCCTTCAACACAATGTTACTACCGGCAAAAAGGTAATTGTACTCGGCGGTGGGAATACCGCTATGGACGCGGCTTCTGAAGCGTCGCGTCTGGGATCCGAACAGGTCATCATCGCTTACCGGCGCGGAAAGCGCGAAATGAGTGCGTATTCGTTTGAGTATGAACTCGCAAAGCTGGTCGGTGCGAAAGGTCTATTTTATGTTCAGCCCATAGAAATTATCGGAACCACCCAGGTAGAAGGGGTGAAATTTGTGCGGCTGAGCGCAACAAGCGGACAACTTACCCCTATTCCCGGCAGTGAATTTATCGAGTCCTGTGATATGGTAATACGCGCCACCGGACAGGAAAAACAGGTGCATTTTCTGGAACGGATCAAAGACTTAAAATGGGACGGTAGTGGGAGAATAGAGATTGACACGCTGACATTTCAGACCGGCAACCCTCGTTATTTTGCTGCCGGAGATGCGGTCAATGGGGGGGCTGAAGTTGTAAATGCCGTAGCTGAAGGAAAAAAAGCAGCAAAAGGAATCCACGACTATTTATTTTTAGGGAAATAA
- the preA gene encoding NAD-dependent dihydropyrimidine dehydrogenase subunit PreA gives MPDLSINLAGITSPNPFWLASAPPTNSGYQVMKAFDAGWGGAVWKTMGIPIVNVSSRYGSVNYRNTRMMGFNNIELISDRPLSDNLREIEAVKKRFPHHAVIASLMVETREQWHQIVRDAENAGVDGHELNFGCPHGMCERGMGSAVGQEPKVLKTIVSWVMEVATKPVIVKLTPNITDITVPAIAASEGGANAISLINTIQSLTGVDIDYFVPYPVVDGKSTHGGYCGPAVKPIALNMVRECAAHPEVKIPISGIGGIENWRDAVEHILLGATSVQVCTAVMHYGFGIIREMVAGLEMYMVEKGFERMDDFRGKALPNVQHWEDLNMNYKVVAEINQDKCIQCQLCYTACDDGAHQAIGLKGDSRIPFVIEENCVGCNLCALVCPVEDCITMQRRDDLPTKTWKDRVASGDIPVSFDDPKGGGVGHHIPAPEEGLGKIRNRK, from the coding sequence ATGCCTGATTTATCAATAAACCTTGCGGGAATTACTTCGCCTAATCCTTTCTGGCTGGCATCCGCACCGCCAACCAATTCTGGCTACCAGGTGATGAAAGCTTTTGATGCCGGATGGGGTGGTGCGGTATGGAAAACCATGGGCATTCCGATTGTCAATGTTTCGAGCCGCTATGGCAGCGTCAATTACCGCAATACGCGGATGATGGGTTTCAATAATATTGAGCTGATTTCTGATCGCCCGCTCTCCGACAATCTCCGGGAAATTGAAGCAGTCAAAAAACGCTTTCCACACCATGCAGTGATTGCTTCGCTGATGGTGGAAACCCGCGAACAATGGCATCAGATCGTGCGAGATGCTGAAAATGCAGGTGTTGACGGACATGAGTTGAATTTCGGCTGCCCGCATGGCATGTGTGAGCGGGGAATGGGATCTGCGGTAGGGCAGGAACCCAAAGTGCTCAAAACCATTGTTTCCTGGGTCATGGAAGTGGCCACTAAGCCTGTAATTGTAAAGTTGACACCCAATATCACCGATATTACCGTTCCGGCCATAGCGGCCTCGGAAGGCGGTGCAAATGCTATATCTCTGATCAATACTATCCAGAGCCTTACGGGAGTGGACATCGACTATTTTGTTCCCTATCCTGTTGTAGATGGAAAAAGCACACATGGGGGGTATTGCGGCCCGGCTGTCAAACCCATTGCCCTCAATATGGTGCGGGAATGTGCGGCACACCCTGAGGTGAAAATCCCCATTTCCGGTATTGGCGGAATTGAAAACTGGCGCGATGCAGTAGAGCATATTCTGCTAGGCGCAACTTCTGTTCAGGTGTGTACAGCCGTCATGCACTATGGATTTGGCATTATCCGGGAGATGGTGGCCGGGTTGGAAATGTATATGGTGGAGAAGGGGTTTGAGCGAATGGATGATTTTCGCGGAAAGGCACTCCCTAATGTTCAGCATTGGGAGGATCTGAACATGAATTATAAAGTCGTTGCTGAAATCAATCAGGATAAATGTATTCAGTGTCAGCTGTGTTATACAGCCTGTGATGACGGGGCGCATCAGGCGATCGGTTTGAAGGGGGATTCGCGGATACCATTTGTGATAGAGGAAAATTGTGTGGGCTGTAATCTTTGTGCGCTGGTTTGCCCCGTGGAGGATTGTATCACCATGCAACGAAGAGACGATTTGCCAACTAAGACCTGGAAAGATCGCGTTGCGTCAGGTGATATTCCGGTTAGCTTTGACGATCCGAAAGGGGGAGGCGTCGGGCATCATATTCCGGCTCCCGAAGAAGGTTTGGGGAAAATCAGAAACAGAAAATAA
- a CDS encoding DoxX family protein produces MDITQLFQPLTSAQLLVAAFIAILFLQSGIDKIVDRKGNLSWLGGHFGNSPLKNMVPLLLSVITVFEVASGLLSAVGAGQILFSGQTGIALIGAQVAALSLVMLFFGQRMAKDYAGAAILVPYFMLAIGGILLFSWSGN; encoded by the coding sequence ATGGATATTACTCAACTCTTTCAGCCGCTTACTTCTGCGCAGTTGCTCGTTGCGGCGTTTATTGCGATTTTGTTTCTTCAGTCAGGTATTGACAAGATCGTCGACCGGAAAGGGAATCTCTCCTGGCTGGGAGGGCACTTCGGCAATAGCCCATTGAAGAATATGGTTCCGTTGCTGCTTTCCGTCATCACAGTGTTTGAGGTGGCCTCCGGGTTGCTTTCAGCGGTTGGTGCGGGGCAGATCTTGTTTTCAGGGCAGACAGGCATTGCGTTGATTGGCGCACAGGTTGCTGCATTGAGTCTGGTTATGTTGTTTTTTGGCCAGCGTATGGCTAAAGATTATGCAGGTGCGGCGATTCTGGTTCCTTATTTTATGCTGGCAATCGGTGGTATTTTACTCTTTTCATGGTCGGGTAACTGA
- a CDS encoding GNAT family N-acetyltransferase yields MVEIFPAITEPAIAQIRELFAEYAVLRNHDAALGNFQYELTHLPGKYAPPSGCVLLATLDFQPAGCIAYQPVGEGICEMKRMFVRPSFRRQGIGSKLIVTLQEYAVQQGYHTMRLDTHPWMKDAHKRYISMGFYEIPRYNENPTPGIRFFEKIIG; encoded by the coding sequence ATGGTAGAAATCTTTCCGGCAATTACTGAACCTGCAATTGCTCAGATAAGAGAACTATTTGCCGAATACGCCGTGCTTCGCAACCACGACGCTGCGCTCGGCAATTTTCAGTATGAATTGACTCATCTTCCCGGGAAATATGCGCCCCCTTCGGGTTGTGTATTGCTGGCAACCCTTGACTTTCAGCCCGCAGGTTGTATTGCATATCAACCAGTTGGCGAAGGTATTTGTGAAATGAAAAGAATGTTTGTGCGGCCATCTTTCCGCCGTCAGGGAATCGGCTCTAAGCTGATTGTAACGCTTCAGGAATATGCCGTGCAGCAAGGCTACCATACCATGCGACTGGATACACATCCCTGGATGAAAGATGCGCATAAACGCTATATCTCTATGGGCTTTTATGAGATCCCGCGATACAACGAAAATCCCACACCGGGGATAAGATTTTTTGAGAAGATTATTGGCTGA
- a CDS encoding M23 family metallopeptidase — protein MFHLCWVRLTIMSGCCANRIGVLLLFVWVIFLPGYLFAQEFVEEFAEESVDERETLQKQLRLTDQLLEETAGNREKTVNELRLINQQIVLRERLIDILNDEVIAQSAEIEKLNEIICQMEEDVSGIFENYAKTAHITYKSFDRDNFFLAILTSGSISEAYYRAQYFQQFSHYRQQQIQMIKQAQLFLANKSMDLQESMLENELLLEEKQIEIARLHLAKGKQTDYFAAVRPREKNYRKSVSQQQTTVKSQIKKTETSSNIQQAAYVTDGAGRADVDYAKSFVKNKGFLVWPVPSGKGIVIGKFGKTEDPFGNQIHNEGIYIRTPKDQRVRSVYTGIVTGVKQLPMNGGVIIIVEHGQYRTVYANLEESFVTEGQKVSANDELGVVKTDKRTGETILNFLIYKEPDTFMDPERWMISQ, from the coding sequence ATGTTTCATTTGTGCTGGGTTCGGCTGACAATTATGAGCGGATGTTGTGCAAATAGAATAGGGGTACTTCTCCTTTTTGTCTGGGTAATTTTTTTACCCGGGTATCTGTTTGCCCAGGAATTTGTGGAGGAATTTGCAGAAGAATCCGTAGATGAAAGGGAGACCCTTCAAAAACAGCTTCGGCTCACCGATCAGTTGCTGGAAGAAACAGCCGGAAACAGAGAAAAAACCGTCAACGAACTTCGGCTCATCAATCAACAGATTGTCTTGAGAGAACGGCTGATTGATATTCTCAATGATGAGGTGATCGCCCAATCAGCAGAAATAGAAAAACTCAACGAAATCATTTGTCAGATGGAGGAAGATGTTTCGGGAATTTTTGAAAACTACGCAAAAACTGCCCACATCACTTATAAATCATTTGACAGGGATAATTTTTTTCTCGCGATTCTCACTTCTGGCAGTATTTCGGAAGCATATTATCGGGCGCAATATTTCCAGCAGTTTAGCCACTACCGCCAGCAGCAGATTCAGATGATCAAACAGGCACAACTATTTCTGGCCAATAAAAGTATGGATTTGCAGGAAAGTATGTTGGAAAACGAGTTGCTTTTGGAAGAAAAGCAAATAGAAATCGCCCGTCTTCATTTAGCCAAAGGCAAACAGACCGATTATTTCGCGGCCGTACGACCCAGAGAAAAAAACTACCGTAAGTCCGTATCTCAACAACAGACTACCGTAAAATCCCAGATCAAAAAAACAGAAACCTCCTCCAATATTCAGCAGGCCGCGTATGTAACCGATGGCGCAGGCCGTGCAGATGTGGATTACGCAAAATCATTTGTCAAAAACAAAGGTTTCCTCGTCTGGCCGGTTCCCTCAGGAAAAGGGATTGTCATTGGGAAATTTGGTAAAACCGAAGATCCCTTTGGAAATCAGATCCACAATGAAGGCATTTATATTCGTACCCCCAAAGACCAGAGAGTACGGTCAGTTTATACAGGGATCGTTACCGGAGTAAAACAGCTTCCCATGAATGGCGGGGTTATCATCATTGTCGAACACGGACAATACCGCACCGTTTATGCAAATCTGGAAGAAAGTTTTGTAACGGAAGGGCAAAAAGTCTCCGCCAATGACGAACTCGGCGTTGTCAAGACTGACAAGCGAACCGGGGAAACTATTCTCAACTTCCTGATTTACAAGGAACCCGATACTTTTATGGATCCGGAGCGCTGGATGATCAGCCAATAA
- a CDS encoding DUF4292 domain-containing protein: MLIRINYFWWALILPLMTLSACKGLKNTTDEENAGSGWRMILNKTEAETVQFDELTISGKSILNIPEANISGMSVQYRINIAKDSMILIRVSKIVEAARILITPDSVFVMDKINKTFIACDYHLATEYTGLEANFSMLQDLLLGNYHPIPEKITADKKVTNPRIFRGVESGTDFAYFIDTKLHKVVTIEAKNALKNQESQITYQDFEENGGTTIPMTTRISVSAPSQVSFELQHKKIQINPGDVSFVLGSADNYERMLCK; the protein is encoded by the coding sequence ATGTTGATTCGAATAAATTACTTCTGGTGGGCATTGATTCTCCCCTTAATGACCCTCAGTGCGTGCAAAGGATTAAAAAACACCACGGACGAAGAAAACGCCGGCAGTGGATGGCGCATGATACTCAACAAAACAGAAGCAGAAACTGTTCAGTTTGACGAATTAACGATCTCCGGAAAGTCGATTTTGAATATCCCTGAGGCCAATATCTCGGGAATGAGCGTACAATACCGGATCAATATTGCCAAAGACAGCATGATCCTCATCCGGGTTTCCAAAATTGTGGAAGCTGCCAGAATTCTCATTACCCCGGATTCTGTATTTGTCATGGACAAAATCAACAAAACGTTTATCGCCTGCGACTACCATCTCGCTACCGAATACACAGGCCTGGAAGCCAACTTTTCTATGCTTCAGGATCTCCTTCTGGGCAATTATCACCCGATTCCGGAAAAAATTACGGCAGACAAAAAGGTAACAAACCCGCGTATTTTCAGAGGGGTGGAATCAGGAACGGATTTTGCTTATTTCATTGATACCAAGCTTCATAAGGTCGTAACAATTGAAGCAAAAAACGCTTTAAAAAATCAGGAATCACAGATAACTTATCAGGACTTTGAAGAAAATGGAGGTACGACAATTCCAATGACTACCCGCATTTCAGTTTCGGCACCTTCACAAGTTTCTTTTGAGCTTCAACATAAAAAAATTCAGATAAACCCCGGCGATGTTTCATTTGTGCTGGGTTCGGCTGACAATTATGAGCGGATGTTGTGCAAATAG